Proteins encoded by one window of Candidatus Mesenet endosymbiont of Phosphuga atrata:
- a CDS encoding transposase, giving the protein MYNILGIDQNGRKEVLGFYLADSEFWLSVLNDLKVWNRCLCRWTKKLSINNVFPNAEVQLCIMHQIN; this is encoded by the coding sequence ATGTATAACATACTAGGTATAGATCAAAATGGCAGAAAAGAAGTATTGGGCTTTTATCTGGCTGATAGTGAGTTCTGGCTTAGTGTATTAAATGATCTCAAAGTGTGGAATCGTTGCCTGTGTAGATGGACTAAAAAGCTTTCCATAAACAACGTATTTCCCAACGCAGAAGTGCAATTGTGTATAATGCATCAGATAAACTAA
- a CDS encoding Rpn family recombination-promoting nuclease/putative transposase has protein sequence MALSKFLDARNDIAFKRIFGTEKNKDILIHFLNDILGFTGLGAILEVEFLTTVLDPEIASKKQSIVDILCKDSQGLRYIVEMQFTKTKGFEKRAQYYAAKAYSGQADQGDEYHNLKEIIFIAVADCIIFPDKAEYKSNHVILDKDSFEHDLKDFYFVFIELPKFKKTKEDQLDNVVEKWCYFFKYAAETREEDLDKIVGSDVIIKRAYEEMNKFNWSEEELLAYEQRKKRLMDEIAALAEKFDEGLKVGHEQGIQIGQEKGIQIGTLQGKIEVAKTMLANNVDVNTIVKFTGLSLDEIKKLQVVK, from the coding sequence ATGGCTCTCTCTAAGTTTCTCGATGCACGCAATGATATCGCCTTTAAAAGGATATTCGGCACTGAAAAGAATAAAGATATTCTCATTCACTTTCTCAATGATATCTTAGGTTTTACTGGTTTAGGTGCAATTTTAGAAGTTGAATTCTTAACTACTGTTTTAGATCCTGAGATTGCTTCAAAAAAGCAAAGTATTGTTGATATTTTGTGTAAGGATTCTCAAGGCTTAAGGTATATTGTCGAAATGCAATTCACTAAAACCAAAGGCTTTGAAAAACGTGCCCAATATTATGCTGCTAAAGCCTATTCAGGTCAAGCTGATCAAGGAGATGAGTACCATAATCTCAAGGAAATTATCTTTATAGCTGTTGCTGATTGTATTATTTTTCCAGATAAGGCTGAGTACAAATCAAATCATGTTATTTTGGATAAGGATAGCTTTGAGCATGACTTAAAGGATTTTTACTTTGTATTCATAGAACTACCAAAATTCAAGAAAACCAAAGAAGATCAACTGGATAATGTAGTAGAAAAGTGGTGTTATTTCTTTAAATATGCAGCGGAAACAAGAGAGGAGGACTTAGATAAAATAGTTGGTAGTGACGTAATAATAAAACGTGCTTATGAAGAGATGAATAAGTTTAATTGGTCAGAAGAAGAGTTATTAGCTTATGAGCAAAGGAAAAAACGTCTCATGGATGAGATTGCTGCTCTAGCTGAAAAATTCGATGAAGGTCTTAAGGTCGGTCATGAACAAGGCATCCAAATCGGTCAAGAAAAGGGCATCCAAATCGGTACTCTCCAAGGGAAAATTGAAGTGGCAAAAACAATGCTGGCTAATAATGTTGATGTCAATACTATTGTCAAGTTTACTGGCTTATCTTTAGATGAGATCAAAAAATTACAGGTGGTTAAATAG